One Pirellulales bacterium genomic window carries:
- a CDS encoding DUF11 domain-containing protein — protein sequence MEVTITPVRRSLVRRVAPWALSLGLFTGGGAGLFRYVAQRQPDAQIAEKQSGVSSERVRQLFGDDEIRSAPRYDAGFAPAENRYVGAPVEATSAAAAPVNPFAAASYGDRYAAASASVGSTQSRTAEDTAPEVARGQNAGEDNPLRNRVAIPDSAFAEPSDEPDARNAFREPAPAATAPPAAAPVAAGRYASTPIDQQFANAFATPTPVEEPATEAPLVAEPPHDPAAAYGVESTAEPMNAFAAAPLATPTPTAGAYGSDDARSLSPTPREVTNPYLASAAPVSPPGDGRQDSPYGAVSGNPGLTPTPGIQTAEGTGRPGERGLEGAQTPTLAIQKLGPDEIQVGKKCTFAVRVKNVGQRAAHGVTIHDQIPQGTKLVGTAPRASVAGADVAWDLGTLSAGEERLVEMELIPAEEGELGSVATVTFAAHASARARCTRPQLALRLASQPRVMIGERHLVQVEVSNPGTGDATGVMLLENVPEAVIHDAGPSLEYEIGTLRAGESRTIELVLTAAQAGIVQNVMVARADANLEVQAGCEFEILAPDLKLSIEGPQMRYLERPAKYTVSVENPGTAAAHDVQLVSHLSKGLKFVSANNLGEYDAATHSIYWSLAELPANERGAVELVALPIEPGDHMIKTESKAARGLEAEAEARVRVEGLAALTINVSDLEDLIEVGGKTTYEIRVRNQGSKAATNVQVAAQLTPGMRVLTAEGETRHTVENDRIAFSPLPQLPPRGESIFRITVQAVSPGDQRLRVQVGSDDLQQPLTEEESTRVYADQ from the coding sequence ATGGAAGTCACGATCACGCCGGTTCGTCGTTCGTTGGTGCGGCGCGTCGCCCCGTGGGCCTTGTCGCTGGGGCTGTTCACCGGCGGCGGGGCGGGGCTGTTCCGCTACGTCGCTCAACGCCAGCCCGACGCCCAGATCGCCGAGAAACAATCCGGCGTCAGCAGCGAGCGGGTTCGCCAACTGTTCGGCGACGACGAGATCCGCAGCGCGCCGCGCTACGACGCCGGGTTCGCGCCCGCCGAGAACCGCTACGTCGGGGCGCCGGTCGAAGCGACCTCGGCTGCGGCTGCTCCCGTCAATCCGTTTGCCGCCGCCAGCTACGGCGATCGCTACGCCGCGGCGTCCGCATCGGTCGGTTCGACGCAATCTCGCACGGCCGAGGACACGGCCCCCGAAGTCGCCCGCGGCCAAAACGCCGGGGAGGACAATCCGCTGCGAAATCGCGTCGCGATCCCCGACTCGGCGTTCGCCGAACCGAGCGACGAACCCGACGCCCGAAACGCTTTCCGCGAGCCGGCCCCCGCAGCGACGGCCCCTCCTGCCGCCGCCCCGGTCGCCGCGGGTCGGTACGCGAGCACCCCCATCGATCAGCAATTCGCCAACGCCTTCGCGACGCCAACGCCGGTCGAGGAACCTGCAACCGAAGCGCCGCTGGTCGCTGAGCCGCCGCACGATCCCGCAGCGGCGTACGGCGTTGAATCGACCGCCGAGCCGATGAACGCCTTTGCTGCGGCGCCGCTTGCAACGCCGACGCCGACGGCCGGCGCCTATGGCTCCGACGACGCCCGGTCGCTGTCTCCCACGCCGCGCGAAGTGACCAACCCGTATCTGGCGAGCGCCGCACCCGTGTCGCCGCCAGGGGACGGTCGCCAGGATTCTCCGTACGGAGCGGTCTCCGGCAATCCGGGGCTCACCCCGACCCCCGGCATCCAAACGGCCGAGGGGACCGGCCGCCCCGGCGAGCGCGGACTCGAAGGGGCCCAGACCCCGACCTTGGCGATTCAGAAACTCGGCCCCGACGAGATCCAAGTCGGCAAGAAGTGCACGTTTGCGGTGCGCGTGAAGAACGTCGGCCAGCGGGCCGCCCATGGCGTGACGATCCATGACCAAATTCCGCAGGGGACGAAGCTCGTCGGGACCGCCCCGCGGGCGAGCGTCGCGGGCGCCGACGTCGCCTGGGACCTGGGGACGTTGTCGGCGGGCGAGGAGCGGCTCGTCGAAATGGAACTCATCCCCGCCGAGGAAGGGGAACTGGGGAGCGTCGCCACGGTGACGTTTGCCGCCCACGCCTCGGCGCGGGCCCGTTGCACGCGGCCGCAACTTGCGTTGCGGCTCGCCTCGCAGCCGCGGGTGATGATCGGCGAGCGGCACCTTGTGCAGGTCGAAGTCTCGAACCCCGGCACAGGGGACGCAACCGGCGTCATGCTGTTGGAGAACGTCCCCGAGGCGGTGATTCACGACGCGGGGCCCTCGCTGGAGTACGAAATCGGCACGCTGCGGGCCGGCGAGTCGCGCACCATCGAGCTGGTTCTCACCGCGGCCCAAGCGGGCATCGTGCAGAACGTGATGGTCGCCCGAGCCGACGCGAACCTGGAAGTCCAAGCCGGCTGCGAATTCGAGATCCTCGCCCCCGACTTGAAGCTGTCGATCGAAGGTCCGCAAATGCGCTATCTCGAACGACCCGCCAAGTACACCGTCAGCGTCGAGAACCCCGGCACGGCCGCGGCTCACGACGTGCAGCTCGTCTCGCACCTGTCGAAGGGACTCAAGTTCGTCAGCGCGAACAACCTGGGCGAGTACGACGCGGCGACCCACAGCATCTACTGGAGCTTGGCCGAGTTGCCGGCGAACGAGCGCGGCGCGGTCGAGCTGGTCGCGCTGCCGATCGAACCGGGCGATCACATGATCAAGACCGAGTCCAAAGCGGCCCGCGGGCTGGAGGCGGAGGCCGAGGCGCGGGTGCGGGTCGAGGGGCTCGCGGCGCTGACGATCAACGTGTCGGACCTCGAGGACCTGATCGAAGTCGGCGGAAAGACGACCTACGAAATCCGGGTCCGCAACCAAGGTTCCAAGGCGGCGACCAACGTGCAAGTTGCGGCTCAGCTCACCCCCGGCATGCGGGTGTTGACCGCCGAGGGGGAGACGCGCCACACGGTCGAGAACGACCGCATCGCCTTCTCGCCCTTGCCGCAACTGCCGCCGCGGGGCGAATCGATTTTCCGCATCACGGTGCAAGCGGTGAGCCCCGGCGACCAACGCTTGCGCGTCCAGGTCGGCTCGGACGACCTGCAACAGCCGCTCACCGAAGAAGAAAGCACCCGCGTGTACGCGGATCAGTAA
- a CDS encoding glycoside hydrolase family 28 protein, translated as MNKLLAPLGFGLLACLVLAAPCAAQHVFNVRDAGATGDGKTLDTQALQESLNACGKAGGGVVLLPPGTYLSEPLTIRTKTTLRLEQGATLLATSERAAFERTDKPDAFHPFLGGKDLEDVVIEGEGTIDGGGQAWWQAAEEARQKQSGYTLPRPNLIVLTRVKNLTVRGVTIQNAPKFHFVPTECDGVLVEDATFLAPERAPNTDAIDPSMCVDVVVRRCLIDVGDDNIAVKSGKRADGREFAAHGLTVTDCTFKHGHGMSIGSETVGGVKDVVVRDCTFENTDNGIRIKSDRKRGGTVENLLCENITMKNVAGAITITSYYPKIPATDKPQPVTGTTPKYRNITIRNLTATSTKDAGFLVGLPESPLENVLLENVRIESARAGLEIRHARGVTLRNVSVSPGKGEPLIVDDADVDRQ; from the coding sequence ATGAACAAGTTGCTGGCCCCGCTTGGGTTTGGCTTGCTGGCGTGTCTCGTCCTCGCTGCGCCGTGTGCGGCGCAGCACGTCTTCAACGTCCGCGACGCCGGCGCCACGGGCGACGGAAAGACGCTCGACACGCAAGCGCTGCAAGAGTCGCTGAACGCTTGCGGCAAGGCGGGGGGAGGCGTGGTGCTGCTCCCCCCGGGGACTTACCTCAGCGAGCCGCTGACGATTCGCACCAAGACGACGCTGCGGTTGGAACAGGGCGCCACGCTGCTGGCGACCAGCGAGCGAGCGGCGTTCGAGCGGACCGACAAACCCGACGCGTTCCATCCCTTTCTCGGCGGCAAAGACCTCGAGGACGTCGTCATCGAGGGCGAAGGCACGATCGACGGCGGCGGTCAGGCGTGGTGGCAAGCGGCCGAGGAAGCTCGGCAGAAGCAGTCGGGCTACACCCTGCCGCGACCCAATCTCATCGTGCTCACCCGGGTGAAGAACCTCACCGTGCGCGGGGTGACGATCCAGAACGCGCCGAAGTTCCACTTCGTCCCCACCGAGTGCGACGGCGTGCTCGTCGAGGACGCCACGTTCCTGGCCCCCGAACGGGCGCCCAACACCGACGCCATCGATCCCAGCATGTGCGTCGACGTCGTCGTCCGGCGGTGCCTCATCGACGTCGGCGACGACAACATCGCCGTGAAGTCAGGCAAACGAGCCGACGGACGCGAATTCGCCGCCCACGGGCTGACCGTGACCGACTGCACCTTCAAGCATGGCCACGGCATGTCGATCGGCAGCGAGACGGTCGGCGGGGTCAAGGACGTGGTGGTGCGCGACTGCACGTTCGAGAACACCGACAACGGCATCCGCATCAAGAGCGATCGCAAACGTGGAGGGACCGTCGAGAACCTCCTCTGCGAGAACATCACGATGAAGAACGTCGCCGGGGCGATCACGATCACCAGCTACTACCCCAAAATCCCCGCGACCGACAAGCCGCAGCCGGTGACCGGAACGACCCCCAAGTATCGCAACATCACGATTCGCAATCTCACGGCCACGAGCACCAAGGATGCAGGGTTCCTGGTCGGCCTGCCGGAGAGTCCGCTTGAGAACGTCCTGCTCGAGAACGTGCGGATCGAGTCGGCCCGCGCGGGGCTGGAGATCCGTCACGCCCGCGGCGTCACGCTGCGAAACGTCAGCGTCTCGCCCGGCAAAGGCGAGCCGCTGATCGTGGACGACGCCGACGTCGACCGCCAATAG
- a CDS encoding PAS domain S-box protein, which produces MTPEPPHPSSAATVGEVVEALAGVGPLPLFLSTHGPDGAAQWFNPQWRRFTGASDQAALGWGWLDATFAAADGGSVCDEWQRRIAAGEPFTAELRYRRHDGAWRAYNLRAAPLGDGSGPPSSWVCVHVDAAASSPALAAHTRAILDSAVDAIVTIDERGIVHSINPAGEQMFGYAAAEVVGHNVKLLMPEPYASEHDAYLQRYLSTGEKRIIGIGRESEGLRKSGQRFPIDLAISEIDLGEERLFTGIVRDLTERKEAERQVKQAERLAMIGQTVSTLAHESRNYLQRIHIALDSAQLRVGEDGALAELLGDVARATDGLNSLLDEVRSYAAPIHVELREAELAGVWREAWGMLAPQRAGRQCRLVEEIGDSYPAVRIDRFRLVQAFRNFFENSLAACRDPVEATIAVRPTTLGEKEAIEIEIADNGPGLTIEQRRRVFEPFFTTKARGTGLGMAIAMRVVEAHGGRLSVLDDGRPGARFRIVLPR; this is translated from the coding sequence ATGACTCCTGAACCGCCGCACCCCTCATCTGCCGCCACCGTCGGCGAGGTCGTCGAGGCCCTTGCCGGCGTCGGGCCCTTGCCCCTGTTCCTGTCGACCCACGGCCCCGACGGCGCGGCCCAGTGGTTCAATCCGCAGTGGCGACGTTTCACCGGCGCCAGCGACCAGGCCGCCCTCGGTTGGGGCTGGCTCGACGCGACCTTCGCCGCCGCCGACGGCGGGTCGGTGTGCGACGAGTGGCAGCGGCGAATCGCCGCGGGCGAACCCTTCACCGCCGAGCTCCGCTATCGTCGCCACGACGGGGCGTGGCGCGCCTACAACCTGCGGGCCGCCCCGCTGGGGGACGGCTCCGGGCCCCCGTCGAGTTGGGTCTGCGTCCACGTCGACGCCGCGGCGAGCAGCCCTGCGCTCGCCGCCCACACCCGGGCGATCCTCGACTCGGCGGTCGACGCGATCGTCACGATCGACGAGCGCGGGATCGTCCACTCGATCAACCCGGCCGGCGAGCAAATGTTCGGCTACGCGGCCGCCGAGGTCGTGGGCCATAACGTCAAGCTGCTCATGCCCGAGCCGTACGCCTCGGAGCACGACGCTTACCTGCAGCGCTATCTGTCGACCGGCGAGAAGAGGATCATCGGCATCGGCCGCGAGTCGGAGGGGCTGCGCAAGAGCGGCCAGCGGTTCCCCATCGATTTGGCGATCAGTGAAATCGACCTCGGCGAGGAACGCCTCTTCACCGGAATCGTCCGCGATCTCACGGAGCGCAAGGAAGCCGAACGCCAGGTCAAACAGGCCGAGCGACTGGCGATGATCGGGCAGACGGTCTCAACGCTCGCCCACGAGAGCCGCAACTATCTGCAGCGGATTCACATCGCGCTCGATTCGGCGCAACTTCGCGTCGGCGAGGACGGCGCTTTGGCTGAGCTCTTGGGGGACGTCGCCCGGGCGACCGACGGACTCAACTCGCTCTTGGACGAGGTGCGCAGCTACGCGGCGCCGATCCATGTCGAGCTGCGCGAGGCGGAGCTGGCCGGCGTGTGGCGCGAGGCGTGGGGGATGCTCGCCCCGCAGCGTGCCGGGCGGCAGTGCCGACTCGTCGAGGAGATCGGCGATTCCTACCCAGCCGTCCGGATCGATCGATTCCGCTTGGTGCAGGCGTTTCGCAACTTCTTCGAGAACTCGCTGGCGGCCTGCCGCGACCCGGTCGAGGCGACGATCGCGGTGCGCCCGACCACGCTGGGGGAGAAAGAGGCGATCGAGATCGAGATTGCCGACAACGGTCCGGGGCTGACCATCGAGCAACGGCGGCGCGTCTTCGAGCCGTTCTTCACGACCAAAGCGCGCGGCACGGGCCTGGGAATGGCCATCGCCATGCGCGTCGTCGAAGCCCACGGCGGTCGGCTGTCGGTCCTTGACGACGGCCGTCCGGGAGCGCGGTTTCGCATCGTGCTGCCGCGGTGA
- a CDS encoding cyclic nucleotide-binding domain-containing protein codes for MSTIDVKAALIKADFLHGLSEAQLDRLAAIARVAKFPAQTTIFEEYDDAKDVYLIVHGKVALANCTPATGHRMMMTVDDGELMGWSPLVESDRFSATAHTLQPTTVLAFDGHALLELCAQDSQFGFEIMRRTAKVLEERLMATRLQMLDLCGAQLPDLVLESD; via the coding sequence ATGAGCACGATTGACGTCAAAGCGGCCCTTATCAAGGCCGACTTCCTGCACGGGCTGAGCGAAGCGCAGCTCGACCGCCTGGCTGCCATCGCCCGGGTCGCCAAGTTCCCGGCCCAGACGACCATCTTCGAGGAGTACGACGACGCCAAGGACGTCTACCTGATCGTCCACGGCAAAGTGGCCCTCGCCAACTGCACCCCGGCCACCGGTCACCGCATGATGATGACCGTCGACGACGGCGAACTGATGGGCTGGTCGCCGCTCGTGGAGAGCGACCGCTTCTCGGCGACCGCCCACACGCTGCAGCCGACGACCGTGCTGGCATTCGACGGACACGCCCTGTTGGAACTCTGCGCCCAGGATTCGCAGTTCGGGTTCGAAATCATGCGCCGGACCGCCAAGGTGCTCGAGGAGCGTCTCATGGCGACCCGGCTGCAAATGCTCGACCTGTGCGGCGCCCAGTTGCCGGACCTCGTCCTGGAGTCGGATTGA
- a CDS encoding dihydroorotate dehydrogenase-like protein translates to MSVDLTTKYLSLSLRSPLVASAGPLTGNLSSLCRLEDAGIGAAVMPSLFEEQILHDQMEVQRLYDYQTDANAESLDYFPELKDAFSTPSAYLERIEDAKRRLSIPIIGSLNASSPGGWVDYARRIESAGADALELNIYFVPTDPEMTAADVEARYVNLVAKVRDAIEIPLAVKIGAQFSALPNFAAQLALAGADGLVLFNRYLEPDLDLDRLRIKPELVFSQPHEARVPLRWIAILRDQLPTVSLAATSGVHSAACVAKLLLVGADAVMMTCALLANGPGFAATTLEALRTWMEEQEYKSVGQLRGSMSRENAPDPSGLERANYVQTLAEFTSRHVV, encoded by the coding sequence ATGAGCGTCGATCTCACCACCAAGTACTTGTCGCTGTCGTTGCGGAGCCCGCTGGTGGCCTCCGCGGGGCCGCTCACGGGAAACCTGTCGTCGCTGTGCCGGCTCGAGGACGCGGGCATCGGCGCGGCGGTCATGCCTTCGCTGTTCGAGGAGCAAATCCTGCACGATCAGATGGAAGTGCAGCGGCTCTACGACTACCAGACCGACGCCAACGCCGAGTCGCTCGATTACTTTCCCGAGTTGAAGGACGCCTTTTCGACCCCCAGCGCCTACCTGGAGCGGATCGAGGACGCCAAGCGGCGGCTGTCGATCCCGATCATCGGCAGTCTCAACGCTTCGTCCCCCGGGGGTTGGGTCGACTACGCCCGGCGGATCGAGTCGGCAGGCGCCGACGCGTTGGAACTCAACATCTACTTCGTCCCGACCGACCCCGAGATGACGGCTGCCGACGTCGAGGCGCGGTACGTCAACCTCGTGGCCAAGGTCCGCGACGCGATTGAGATCCCGCTGGCCGTGAAGATCGGGGCCCAATTTTCGGCGTTGCCGAATTTCGCGGCGCAGCTCGCGCTCGCCGGGGCCGACGGGTTGGTGCTGTTCAATCGGTACTTGGAGCCCGACCTCGATCTCGACCGGCTGCGGATCAAGCCGGAGCTGGTGTTCAGCCAACCGCATGAGGCCCGCGTGCCGCTGCGGTGGATCGCCATTCTGCGCGATCAACTGCCGACGGTGTCGCTGGCCGCGACCAGCGGGGTGCACAGCGCGGCCTGCGTCGCCAAGCTGCTGCTGGTTGGCGCCGACGCGGTGATGATGACCTGCGCCCTGCTGGCCAACGGCCCAGGTTTCGCGGCGACGACCCTCGAGGCCTTGAGAACCTGGATGGAGGAGCAAGAATACAAGTCCGTCGGTCAGCTTCGCGGCAGCATGAGTCGTGAAAACGCCCCTGACCCCAGCGGCCTGGAGCGCGCCAATTACGTCCAAACCCTCGCGGAGTTCACCTCGCGGCACGTGGTGTGA
- the nifJ gene encoding pyruvate:ferredoxin (flavodoxin) oxidoreductase, whose protein sequence is MQEPQFVTLDGNEAAALVAHQASEVIAIYPITPASPMGELADAWSAQDKPNIFGVVPEVIEMQSEAGAAGTVHGALQAGSLTTTFTASQGLLLMLPNMYKIAGELTPTVFHVAARSLATHALSIFGDQSDVMSARSTGWALLCSGTVQEAHDFALVAHAATLRARVPFVHFFDGFRTSHEVNKIALLDPATIREFIDEDLVRAHRLRGMNPERPTLRGTAQNPDVFFQAREAANPFYLATPGLVQQEFDRLAAATGRTYRLFDYVGHPEAERVVVMMGSGVGAAEEALELLVERGERVGLLKVRLYRPYDAAEFVAALPPSVERIAVLDRCKEPGALGEPLYLDVLAALAETWPAGAPLPHVIGGRYGLSSKEFTPAMATSVFAELAAESPKRHFTIGITDDVTHLSLKWDPELSTEADDVTRAVFYGLGSDGTVGANKNSVKIIGENTPLYAQGYFVYDSKKAGSVTVSHVRFSPRPINSSYVIDRAGFVACHQFQFLDRIDMLNVAEPGATFLLNSPYGPTETWDRLPREVQQQIIAKRLKFYVIDALQVAHAAGMGGRINTVMQVCFFALAGVLPRDEAILRIKDAIKKTYGKRGEAILEQNFAAVDAALDGLHEVEIPVEATSSLRMAALAVSNGDDFVERVTSQLLAGLGDLLPVSAMPVDGAFPTSTAKVEKRSIAQEIPIWDGDICIQCGLCALVCPHAAIRMKPFSAAALAGAPAGFESRKYKGKDLPAPADGAELALTIQVAPDDCTGCGVCVDVCPAKNKEIAKRKAINMEPKLPHLDRERTNFDYFLDLPEFDRTAVKIDTVKGSQMLEPLFEFSGACAGCGETPYLKLLSQLFGDRTIIGNATGCSSIYGGNLPTTPWSQNAQGRGPSWNNSLFEDNAEFGLGLRLAADHQRHYAEELLKGLAGQLGDAFVQALLDAPQATQEDFAKQRERVALLKDRLAKLDADAARRLLPIADALIKRSVWIIGGDGWAYDIGFGGLDHVLTTGRDVNILVLDTGVYSNTGGQASKATPRSAIAKFAAGGKQARKKDLGMLAVQYGNAYVAQIAVGANPAQTVRVFHEAESWPGPSLILAYSHCIAHGINMTTAMTHQKDLVQSGFWPLYRHDPRLAHDGGTPFQLDSRPPTVPFKQVAMQEARFAMLARSNPAEAERLFKLAQDDINDQWNYYQQMAGVSRDVEQQQEPTI, encoded by the coding sequence GTGCAAGAGCCGCAATTCGTCACGCTCGACGGCAATGAAGCCGCGGCGCTCGTCGCTCACCAAGCGAGCGAAGTCATCGCCATCTATCCGATCACCCCCGCCTCGCCCATGGGGGAACTCGCCGACGCGTGGTCGGCCCAAGACAAGCCGAATATCTTCGGCGTCGTCCCCGAGGTGATCGAAATGCAGAGCGAGGCGGGCGCTGCGGGGACCGTCCACGGGGCCTTGCAGGCGGGGTCGCTGACGACGACCTTCACGGCGTCGCAGGGGCTGCTGCTGATGCTGCCCAATATGTACAAGATCGCCGGCGAGCTGACCCCGACGGTGTTTCACGTGGCGGCCCGATCGCTGGCTACGCACGCCCTGTCGATTTTCGGCGACCAGAGCGACGTGATGTCGGCCCGCAGCACCGGCTGGGCTTTGCTCTGCTCGGGAACCGTGCAAGAGGCCCACGATTTCGCCCTCGTGGCCCACGCGGCGACGCTGCGGGCCCGCGTGCCGTTCGTCCATTTCTTCGACGGCTTCCGCACCTCGCACGAGGTGAACAAGATCGCGCTGCTCGACCCGGCGACGATCCGCGAGTTCATCGACGAGGACCTCGTCCGCGCACACCGCCTGCGGGGGATGAATCCCGAGCGACCGACGCTGCGCGGCACGGCCCAGAACCCCGACGTGTTCTTCCAAGCCCGCGAAGCGGCCAACCCGTTCTATCTGGCGACGCCGGGACTCGTGCAACAGGAGTTCGACCGGCTGGCCGCGGCCACCGGGCGAACGTACCGCCTGTTCGACTACGTCGGCCACCCGGAGGCGGAGCGCGTGGTCGTGATGATGGGCTCGGGGGTCGGCGCCGCCGAGGAGGCGCTCGAACTGCTCGTCGAACGAGGGGAGCGCGTCGGCTTGCTCAAGGTGCGGCTCTACCGGCCCTATGACGCCGCGGAGTTCGTCGCCGCCTTGCCGCCGTCGGTCGAGCGGATCGCCGTGCTCGATCGATGCAAGGAGCCCGGGGCGCTGGGCGAACCGCTCTATCTCGACGTGTTGGCGGCGCTTGCCGAGACGTGGCCCGCCGGGGCCCCGCTGCCGCATGTCATCGGGGGCCGCTACGGGTTGTCGAGCAAGGAGTTCACCCCCGCGATGGCGACCAGCGTGTTCGCCGAACTCGCGGCCGAGTCGCCCAAGCGACACTTCACCATCGGCATCACCGACGATGTGACGCATCTGTCGTTGAAGTGGGATCCCGAACTCTCGACCGAGGCCGACGACGTGACCCGGGCCGTGTTCTACGGCCTGGGGAGCGACGGCACGGTGGGGGCCAACAAGAACTCGGTGAAGATCATCGGCGAGAACACCCCGCTGTACGCCCAGGGATACTTCGTCTACGACAGCAAGAAGGCCGGCTCGGTCACCGTGAGCCACGTCCGGTTCAGCCCCCGGCCGATCAACTCGTCGTACGTCATCGACCGGGCCGGGTTTGTGGCGTGCCATCAGTTTCAGTTTCTCGACCGGATCGACATGCTCAACGTCGCCGAGCCGGGGGCGACGTTCCTGCTGAACAGTCCCTACGGACCGACGGAGACCTGGGATCGGCTCCCCCGCGAGGTGCAGCAGCAGATCATCGCCAAGCGGCTCAAGTTCTACGTGATCGACGCCCTTCAGGTGGCCCACGCCGCGGGGATGGGGGGGCGAATCAACACGGTGATGCAGGTCTGCTTCTTTGCCCTGGCCGGGGTCCTGCCCCGCGACGAAGCGATTCTCCGGATCAAGGACGCGATCAAGAAGACCTACGGCAAACGGGGCGAGGCGATCCTTGAGCAGAACTTCGCCGCGGTCGACGCGGCGCTCGACGGGCTGCACGAGGTCGAGATCCCCGTCGAGGCGACCAGCTCGCTGCGGATGGCGGCGCTGGCCGTCTCCAACGGCGACGATTTCGTCGAGCGGGTCACGTCGCAGTTGCTCGCCGGGTTGGGGGACCTGCTGCCGGTCAGCGCGATGCCGGTCGACGGGGCGTTTCCCACCTCGACCGCCAAGGTCGAGAAGCGGAGCATCGCCCAGGAGATTCCGATCTGGGACGGCGACATCTGCATCCAGTGCGGACTCTGTGCGCTCGTCTGCCCGCACGCGGCGATTCGCATGAAGCCGTTCTCGGCCGCGGCGCTCGCCGGGGCGCCCGCGGGGTTCGAGTCGCGCAAGTACAAGGGCAAAGACCTTCCCGCGCCCGCCGACGGGGCCGAGTTGGCGCTGACGATCCAGGTGGCGCCCGACGACTGCACCGGCTGCGGAGTGTGCGTCGACGTGTGCCCGGCCAAGAACAAGGAGATCGCCAAACGCAAGGCGATCAACATGGAGCCCAAGCTCCCCCATCTCGATCGCGAGCGGACCAACTTCGACTACTTCCTCGACCTCCCCGAGTTCGATCGCACGGCGGTCAAAATCGACACGGTCAAAGGCTCGCAGATGCTCGAGCCGCTGTTCGAGTTCTCCGGCGCCTGCGCGGGGTGCGGCGAGACGCCGTATCTGAAGCTGCTGAGCCAACTGTTCGGCGACCGGACGATCATCGGCAACGCGACCGGCTGCTCGTCGATCTACGGCGGCAACCTGCCGACGACCCCCTGGAGCCAGAACGCTCAGGGTCGCGGCCCCTCGTGGAACAACTCGCTGTTCGAGGACAACGCCGAGTTCGGCCTCGGGCTGCGACTGGCGGCCGACCACCAGCGGCACTACGCCGAGGAACTGCTCAAGGGGCTGGCCGGGCAATTAGGGGACGCCTTCGTGCAGGCGCTGCTCGACGCCCCGCAGGCCACGCAAGAGGACTTCGCCAAACAGCGAGAGCGGGTGGCGCTGCTCAAAGACCGGCTCGCCAAGCTCGACGCCGACGCGGCCCGACGGCTGTTGCCGATCGCCGACGCTCTGATCAAGCGGAGCGTCTGGATCATCGGCGGCGACGGTTGGGCGTACGACATCGGCTTCGGAGGGCTCGACCACGTCCTGACGACCGGGCGGGACGTGAACATCCTGGTGCTCGACACGGGGGTCTACAGCAATACGGGGGGGCAGGCGTCGAAGGCGACCCCGCGGTCGGCGATCGCCAAGTTCGCCGCCGGCGGCAAGCAGGCCCGCAAGAAGGACCTGGGAATGCTCGCCGTGCAGTACGGCAACGCCTACGTCGCCCAAATCGCCGTCGGCGCCAACCCGGCCCAAACGGTGCGCGTGTTCCACGAAGCCGAGTCCTGGCCGGGACCGTCGCTCATCTTGGCGTACAGCCACTGCATCGCCCACGGCATCAACATGACCACGGCGATGACGCACCAGAAGGACCTCGTCCAGTCGGGCTTCTGGCCGTTGTATCGGCATGACCCGCGGTTGGCTCACGACGGGGGGACTCCGTTCCAACTCGACAGCCGTCCGCCGACCGTGCCGTTCAAGCAGGTCGCCATGCAGGAGGCGCGGTTCGCGATGCTGGCCCGCTCGAACCCGGCCGAGGCCGAGCGGCTGTTCAAGCTCGCCCAGGACGACATCAACGACCAGTGGAATTACTACCAACAGATGGCCGGCGTCAGTCGCGACGTCGAGCAACAACAGGAACCGACGATATGA